The following are from one region of the Hyalangium gracile genome:
- a CDS encoding immunoglobulin-like domain-containing protein: MKALKSTLASTWRFLRRTSTVLPSTLLLAASACGPLPEGAESQEQLSEQTEHLDDPACATQPPTIVINGGPEQTLECGPGTYTDPGAQAFDGCGNPITVYAYNTGANSSGPGPNLKNEGVYWVSYATWNAYGQVNVTRTVNVDDRTPPTLTLKGPAFMTHTCNSMWVDPGYEASDVCYGPLTHTVQRTGEVNGWAAGTYTVTYTVTDTGGNSAPPLTRTVQVVNCPW, from the coding sequence ATGAAAGCCCTGAAGAGCACCCTCGCTTCCACCTGGCGGTTCCTGCGGCGCACGAGCACCGTGCTTCCCTCCACGCTGCTGCTCGCAGCGAGCGCCTGCGGTCCTCTTCCCGAGGGCGCGGAGTCCCAGGAGCAGCTGTCCGAGCAGACGGAGCACCTCGATGATCCGGCGTGCGCCACCCAGCCCCCGACGATCGTGATCAACGGTGGCCCGGAGCAGACGCTGGAGTGCGGCCCGGGCACCTATACCGATCCGGGCGCGCAGGCGTTCGACGGCTGCGGCAACCCCATCACCGTGTACGCGTACAACACGGGGGCGAACTCGTCCGGCCCCGGCCCGAACCTGAAGAACGAGGGCGTCTACTGGGTCTCCTACGCCACGTGGAACGCGTACGGCCAGGTCAACGTCACCCGCACGGTGAACGTGGATGACCGGACGCCGCCGACGCTGACCCTCAAGGGGCCCGCGTTCATGACGCACACCTGCAACAGCATGTGGGTGGACCCTGGCTACGAGGCCTCGGACGTCTGCTACGGCCCCCTCACGCACACGGTGCAGCGCACGGGTGAGGTGAACGGCTGGGCCGCGGGCACGTACACGGTGACCTATACGGTGACGGACACGGGCGGCAACAGCGCGCCGCCGCTGACCCGCACCGTGCAGGTCGTCAACTGCCCCTGGTAG
- a CDS encoding Ig-like domain-containing protein, giving the protein MDTTPPAAPVVLTPANGSIIIGNTPTYTGTAEPGSSVTVIVNGNPMGPVTADASGNWSYTQPTALADGVHTVAARATDVVGNTSPLSNTNTFTVDTTPPAAPVVLTPANGSITSDNTPTYTGTAEPNSTVTVVVNGTSMGPAVADAAGNWSYTSPSPLADGVHTVAALATDAADNTSSISNTNTFTVDTTPPAAPVVVTPANGSITSDSTPTYSGTAEPGSTVTVIVDSTPVGTATADGSGNWSYTPTVPLADGPHGVRATATDALGNTSVDSNTNTFIVDLLGPAAPVVLTPANGSVTSDNTPTYSGTAEAGSTVTVIVDGNLVGNTTADGAGAWSLTPTTPLTDGVHQIKATATDTVGNTGPESNTNSFTVDTTPPAAPVVVTPANGSLTSDNTPTYSGTAEAGSTVTVIVDGNPVGTTTANATGDWSFTPTATLTDGSHTVSARATDAAANTSVDSNTNTFTVDTTPPAAPVVVTPANGSTISDNTPTYSGTAEAGSTVTIIVDGNPVSTVTADASGAWSYTPTVGLLNGTHTVRARATDAAGNIGPDSNTNTFIVDTEVPPAPVVVTPANGSTTSDNTPTYSGTAEAGSTVTVIVDGNPAGTTTADGSGAWSFTAATALTEGAHQVKATATDDVGNTSPESNTNTFTVDTTPPAAPVVVAPANGSTTSDSTPTYSGTAEAGSTVTVIVDDAPVGTVTADAAGAWSFTQPTALTDGTHRVKATATDAVGNVSTQSNTHTFTVDTTAPAAPVVVTPLDGVTIPDNTPTYSGTAEAGSTVTVIVDDAPVGTVTADGSGAWSFTSAVGLSNGPHTVKATATDAVGNVSTQSNTHTFTVDATIPPAPVVLTPANGSVTNNSTPTFSGTAEANNTVTIFLGSQQVGTVTADASGNWALTSATPLADGTYEVSAVAANPVGNLSDRSNVNRFTVDTTAPGAPVVTAPANDSVTNDNTPAITGTAEPNSTVTVSLNGSSAGTTTTDASGNWTFTPATPLADGPYTVRVTARDVAGNTSPESNLVRFVVDTTAPETRIDSGPTAETENPDATFDFGSNESDVTYECSLDGAAFTACSDPVTFQDVSEGSHTLQVRARDAAGNVDPTPATATWNYQPPPPPPPDWALLGNGVGCASTGGNPSSLAMMGLAVLSALLARKRRR; this is encoded by the coding sequence GTGGACACCACGCCGCCGGCTGCTCCGGTGGTGCTCACTCCGGCCAACGGCTCGATCATCATCGGGAACACGCCGACCTATACGGGCACGGCGGAGCCGGGCAGCTCGGTGACGGTGATCGTGAACGGCAACCCGATGGGCCCCGTCACGGCGGATGCCTCCGGCAACTGGAGCTACACACAGCCCACGGCGCTGGCCGACGGCGTCCACACGGTGGCGGCACGCGCCACGGATGTGGTGGGCAACACGAGCCCCCTCTCCAACACCAACACCTTCACGGTGGACACCACGCCGCCGGCTGCTCCGGTGGTGCTCACTCCTGCGAACGGCTCGATCACCAGCGACAACACGCCGACCTATACGGGCACGGCGGAGCCCAACAGCACGGTGACGGTGGTCGTGAACGGCACCTCGATGGGCCCCGCGGTGGCGGACGCCGCCGGCAACTGGAGCTACACGTCGCCCTCGCCGCTGGCCGACGGCGTCCACACGGTGGCGGCCCTGGCCACGGATGCGGCGGACAACACGAGCTCCATCTCCAACACCAACACCTTCACGGTGGACACCACGCCGCCGGCCGCGCCGGTCGTCGTGACGCCGGCCAACGGCTCGATCACCAGCGACAGCACGCCGACCTACAGCGGCACGGCGGAGCCGGGCAGCACCGTCACCGTCATCGTGGACAGCACGCCGGTGGGCACCGCCACGGCGGACGGCTCGGGAAATTGGAGCTACACGCCCACTGTGCCGCTGGCCGACGGCCCTCATGGCGTGAGGGCTACGGCGACGGATGCGCTGGGCAACACCAGCGTCGACTCGAACACCAACACCTTCATCGTGGACCTCCTGGGTCCCGCGGCCCCCGTGGTGCTGACGCCGGCGAATGGCTCGGTGACCAGCGACAACACGCCGACCTACAGCGGCACGGCGGAGGCGGGCAGCACCGTCACCGTCATCGTGGACGGCAACCTGGTGGGCAACACCACGGCGGACGGCGCGGGCGCCTGGAGCCTCACTCCGACCACGCCGCTGACGGATGGAGTGCATCAGATCAAGGCCACGGCCACGGACACGGTGGGTAACACGGGCCCCGAGTCCAACACCAACAGCTTCACGGTGGACACCACGCCGCCGGCCGCGCCGGTCGTCGTGACTCCGGCGAACGGTTCGCTCACCAGCGACAACACGCCGACCTACAGCGGCACGGCGGAGGCGGGCAGCACCGTCACCGTCATCGTGGATGGAAACCCGGTGGGCACCACCACCGCCAACGCCACGGGTGACTGGAGCTTCACGCCGACCGCCACGCTGACGGATGGCTCGCACACGGTGAGCGCCCGGGCCACGGACGCCGCGGCCAACACCAGCGTGGATTCCAACACCAACACCTTCACGGTGGACACCACGCCACCGGCTGCTCCGGTCGTCGTGACGCCGGCCAATGGCTCGACGATCAGCGACAACACGCCGACCTACAGCGGCACGGCGGAGGCGGGCAGCACTGTCACCATCATCGTGGATGGCAACCCGGTGAGCACCGTCACGGCGGATGCGTCGGGCGCCTGGAGCTACACGCCCACGGTCGGCCTGCTGAACGGCACGCACACGGTGAGGGCTCGGGCCACGGACGCCGCGGGCAACATCGGCCCCGACTCCAACACCAACACCTTCATCGTGGACACCGAGGTGCCTCCCGCGCCTGTCGTCGTGACGCCGGCCAACGGCTCGACCACCAGCGACAACACGCCGACCTACAGCGGCACGGCGGAGGCGGGCAGCACCGTCACCGTCATCGTGGATGGCAACCCGGCGGGCACCACCACGGCGGATGGCTCGGGCGCCTGGAGCTTCACCGCAGCCACGGCGCTGACAGAGGGGGCGCATCAGGTCAAGGCGACGGCCACGGATGACGTGGGCAACACCAGCCCCGAGTCCAACACCAACACCTTCACGGTGGACACCACACCGCCGGCCGCGCCGGTCGTCGTGGCGCCGGCCAATGGCTCGACCACCAGCGACAGCACGCCGACCTACAGCGGCACGGCGGAGGCGGGCAGCACCGTCACCGTCATCGTGGACGACGCGCCGGTGGGCACCGTCACGGCGGACGCCGCGGGCGCCTGGAGCTTCACGCAGCCCACTGCGCTGACGGACGGCACGCACAGGGTGAAGGCCACGGCGACGGACGCGGTGGGCAACGTCAGCACCCAGTCCAACACCCACACCTTCACGGTGGACACCACGGCTCCGGCGGCGCCGGTCGTCGTGACGCCCCTTGATGGCGTGACGATCCCCGACAACACGCCGACCTACAGCGGCACGGCGGAGGCGGGCAGCACCGTCACCGTCATCGTGGACGACGCGCCGGTGGGCACCGTCACGGCGGACGGCTCGGGAGCCTGGAGCTTCACCTCGGCGGTGGGCCTGTCGAACGGCCCGCACACGGTGAAGGCGACGGCGACGGACGCGGTGGGCAACGTCAGCACCCAGTCCAACACCCACACCTTCACGGTGGACGCGACGATTCCTCCTGCGCCCGTGGTGCTCACGCCGGCGAACGGCTCGGTGACGAACAACAGCACGCCGACCTTCTCCGGCACCGCCGAGGCCAACAACACGGTGACGATCTTCCTGGGCTCGCAGCAGGTGGGCACCGTCACGGCGGACGCCAGCGGCAACTGGGCCCTCACGTCCGCCACGCCGCTCGCGGATGGCACGTACGAGGTCAGCGCCGTGGCCGCCAATCCCGTGGGCAACCTCAGCGATCGCTCCAACGTCAACCGCTTCACCGTGGACACCACGGCGCCCGGTGCTCCCGTGGTGACCGCGCCCGCCAACGACTCGGTGACGAACGACAACACTCCGGCCATCACCGGCACCGCCGAGCCGAACAGCACGGTCACGGTGAGCCTCAATGGCAGCTCCGCGGGGACCACCACCACGGATGCGTCGGGCAACTGGACCTTCACGCCCGCCACGCCGCTCGCGGATGGCCCCTACACGGTGCGCGTCACGGCCAGGGATGTCGCGGGCAACACCAGCCCCGAGTCCAACCTCGTCCGCTTCGTCGTGGACACCACGGCGCCCGAGACGCGCATCGACTCCGGGCCCACGGCCGAGACCGAGAACCCCGACGCCACGTTCGACTTCGGCTCCAACGAGTCCGACGTGACGTACGAGTGCAGCCTCGACGGTGCGGCCTTCACGGCGTGCTCGGACCCCGTCACGTTCCAGGACGTCTCGGAGGGCAGCCACACCCTCCAGGTGCGGGCCCGGGATGCCGCGGGCAACGTGGACCCGACTCCCGCCACGGCGACCTGGAACTACCAGCCGCCGCCGCCGCCGCCGCCGGACTGGGCGCTGCTCGGCAACGGCGTGGGCTGCGCCTCCACGGGAGGCAACCCGTCCTCGCTGGCGATGATGGGCCTGGCGGTGCTCTCGGCGCTGCTGGCTCGGAAGCGCCGGCGGTAG
- a CDS encoding hybrid sensor histidine kinase/response regulator, which yields MQVLLLKVPSPLGDELERRLPREGGQELQIQVRRVERLEELHGSLPPGLVVLGDSGGPLEELIALCRQVHARRAASQTQLTVLTRRAAAELEALARAGADECLAPPGENWGVRLIALRRRLQPESFQEPDMARLEQPRLSSREALYVLLSSTSADIGYDFFQLLVTQLASAFRVSVAMVGELVAEQDKLQTLALWTEGYLEKSVTWPLKSTPHQQVLTHGSCHFTHDVRKRFPEDTLLQRLEAEGYLGVVLKDSQQKAIGVLAVAHKEPLQAGFIDYALLGALGARAGAELARSRVQSELERTRDFLHNTLNALPDPVFVKDRAHRFVAMNSAFCRAMGRSEEELRGTSDYDIVPAHEAEHFWKKDEEVFVSGKSSENEESHTDGAGNTRIFLTKKAPFTGTGGEPFLVGVTRDITDSRRLEMQLRLADRMASVGMLAAGVAHEINNPLAYISSNLTFAIELLSQETLTPEQRTELRDAILESQEGAGRVRGIIQDLKSFSRADDESQGQVDVQRVIQGALRLMRNEFNHRARLSRSLEVVPPVRGNEARLGQVLVNLLVNALQAFPPDRPADQNRILLSTRSQGEWVHIEVEDNGQGMTPEIQQRIFEPFFTTKPEGIGTGLGLSICNNLIQIMGGWIEVQSKPGWGSTFRLVLPVFAAKSESVAPPVQPKASAQGPRRRVLLIDDELAVGKSVRRLLRDVHEVDVMQDAREALRRIASGERYDAIVCDVMMQEMNGVQFFQELERRSPELARHTGLITGGVFNPQAREFIETRAIDLLQKPFERESLRKFVDRLCG from the coding sequence GTGCAAGTCCTACTCTTGAAGGTGCCTTCACCGCTGGGTGACGAGCTGGAGCGCCGGCTTCCGCGGGAAGGGGGGCAGGAGCTCCAGATCCAGGTCCGCCGCGTGGAGCGGCTGGAGGAGCTCCACGGCTCCCTGCCTCCCGGGTTGGTGGTGCTGGGGGACTCGGGCGGGCCGCTGGAGGAGCTGATCGCGCTGTGTCGCCAGGTGCACGCGCGCCGTGCCGCGTCGCAGACGCAGCTCACGGTGTTGACGCGCCGCGCCGCCGCCGAGCTGGAGGCGCTGGCCCGGGCGGGCGCGGACGAGTGCCTGGCGCCGCCGGGGGAGAACTGGGGCGTGCGGCTCATTGCGCTGCGCCGGCGCCTGCAGCCGGAGAGCTTCCAGGAGCCGGACATGGCGCGGCTGGAGCAGCCACGGCTGAGCTCGCGCGAGGCCTTGTATGTGCTGCTCTCCAGCACGTCGGCGGACATCGGCTATGACTTCTTCCAGCTGCTGGTCACCCAGCTCGCCTCGGCGTTCCGCGTCTCGGTCGCCATGGTGGGAGAGCTGGTGGCCGAGCAGGACAAGCTCCAGACGCTCGCCCTCTGGACGGAGGGGTACCTGGAGAAGAGCGTGACGTGGCCGCTGAAGAGCACGCCCCACCAGCAGGTGCTCACGCACGGCAGCTGCCACTTCACCCACGACGTCCGCAAGCGCTTCCCGGAGGACACGCTCCTCCAGCGGCTGGAGGCCGAGGGGTATCTGGGAGTGGTGCTGAAGGACTCCCAGCAGAAGGCCATTGGCGTGCTGGCCGTCGCGCACAAGGAGCCGCTGCAGGCCGGCTTCATCGACTATGCGCTGCTGGGGGCCCTGGGGGCGCGGGCCGGCGCGGAGCTGGCGCGCAGCCGGGTGCAGTCCGAGCTGGAGCGGACGCGGGACTTCCTGCACAACACCCTCAACGCGCTGCCGGATCCCGTCTTCGTCAAGGATCGCGCCCACCGCTTCGTCGCGATGAACAGCGCGTTCTGTCGCGCCATGGGGCGGTCGGAGGAGGAGCTGCGCGGCACGTCCGACTACGACATCGTCCCCGCGCACGAGGCGGAGCACTTCTGGAAGAAGGACGAGGAGGTGTTCGTCTCCGGCAAGTCGAGCGAGAACGAGGAGAGCCACACCGACGGCGCTGGCAACACCCGCATCTTCCTCACGAAGAAGGCGCCCTTCACGGGCACGGGCGGCGAGCCGTTCCTCGTCGGCGTCACGCGCGACATCACGGACTCCCGGCGCCTGGAGATGCAGCTGCGGCTGGCGGACCGGATGGCGTCCGTGGGCATGCTGGCGGCGGGCGTGGCGCACGAGATCAACAACCCGCTGGCCTACATCTCGTCCAACCTGACCTTCGCCATCGAGCTGCTCTCGCAGGAGACGCTGACGCCGGAGCAGCGCACGGAGCTGCGGGACGCCATCCTGGAGTCGCAGGAGGGCGCCGGGCGCGTCCGGGGCATCATCCAGGATCTGAAGTCCTTCTCGCGCGCGGATGACGAGAGCCAGGGCCAGGTGGACGTGCAGCGCGTCATCCAGGGCGCGCTGCGGCTGATGCGCAACGAGTTCAACCACCGCGCCCGGCTCTCGCGCTCGCTCGAGGTCGTCCCGCCGGTGCGGGGCAACGAGGCGCGGCTGGGCCAGGTGCTGGTGAACCTGCTGGTGAACGCGCTGCAGGCCTTCCCGCCGGATCGCCCGGCGGACCAGAACCGCATCCTCCTGTCGACGCGGAGCCAGGGGGAGTGGGTCCACATCGAGGTGGAGGACAACGGGCAGGGGATGACGCCGGAGATCCAGCAGCGCATCTTCGAGCCGTTCTTCACCACCAAGCCGGAGGGGATAGGCACGGGGCTGGGGCTGTCCATCTGCAACAACCTCATCCAGATCATGGGCGGCTGGATCGAGGTCCAGAGCAAGCCGGGGTGGGGCAGCACCTTCCGGCTGGTGCTCCCGGTGTTCGCGGCGAAGAGCGAGAGCGTCGCGCCGCCGGTGCAGCCGAAGGCCAGCGCGCAGGGGCCACGGCGGCGGGTGCTCCTCATCGACGACGAGCTCGCGGTGGGCAAGTCGGTGCGCCGCCTGCTGCGCGACGTGCACGAGGTGGACGTGATGCAGGACGCGCGCGAGGCGCTGCGGCGCATCGCCAGCGGCGAGCGGTATGACGCGATCGTCTGCGACGTGATGATGCAGGAGATGAACGGGGTGCAGTTCTTCCAGGAGCTGGAGCGCCGCTCCCCCGAGCTGGCGCGGCACACCGGCCTCATCACCGGCGGCGTGTTCAACCCCCAGGCTCGCGAGTTCATCGAGACCCGAGCGATCGATCTGCTGCAGAAGCCCTTCGAGCGCGAGAGCCTGCGGAAGTTCGTCGATCGGCTCTGCGGCTGA
- a CDS encoding methyltransferase domain-containing protein — MADKRRFDLFARFIVERFAAPRIFDIAGGQGRLNEALSRLGREVTTFDLRHKHLPVRFAQRAFTLEEPCEAELLVGMHPDGATRIIIEYAAKHRLPFAVVPCCSDNSMPYNPWMRHLAELARERGFPVVQEHCLPMEGRARVLLGEFS; from the coding sequence ATGGCCGACAAGCGCCGCTTTGATCTCTTCGCCCGGTTCATCGTCGAGCGCTTCGCCGCCCCCCGCATCTTCGACATCGCCGGCGGCCAGGGCCGGCTCAACGAGGCGCTCTCCCGCCTGGGGCGAGAAGTCACCACCTTTGATCTGCGCCACAAACACCTACCTGTGCGTTTTGCTCAGCGGGCCTTCACCCTGGAGGAGCCCTGCGAGGCGGAGCTGCTGGTCGGCATGCACCCGGACGGCGCGACGCGGATCATCATCGAGTATGCCGCAAAGCATCGTCTGCCCTTCGCGGTAGTTCCGTGCTGTTCCGACAACAGCATGCCGTACAATCCGTGGATGCGGCACCTCGCGGAGCTGGCGCGTGAGCGCGGCTTCCCCGTCGTGCAGGAACACTGCTTACCCATGGAAGGTCGCGCCCGGGTTCTCCTGGGCGAGTTTTCTTGA
- a CDS encoding RluA family pseudouridine synthase translates to MAPRKITVPREAAGERLDKHLSKQVPGLSLERARDLIAKGQVRIRGKKCQPTRKLWGGEEIELDQPPPRAPPRRSVEGPDLPVLHDDPTMVIVNKPPGIVVEPGGSEPSVVELLAARLPPFDVEGLAQPGVVHRLDRETSGCLALARTDEAVAALDRAFQEKQVDKRYWTIVLGEAPAQGRLESPYGRDPKDPRKFTTRVHSARRAALSFEVRERLRGATLLEVKLETGRTHQIRVQLSEAGHPVLGDAIYGPAETRAHPAARELGRQALHALRLTLPRPVTGELVRVEAPLPEDFQRALALLRA, encoded by the coding sequence ATGGCGCCGCGGAAGATCACCGTCCCCCGAGAGGCCGCTGGAGAGCGGCTCGACAAGCACCTGTCGAAGCAGGTGCCGGGCCTCTCGCTGGAGCGGGCCCGCGACCTGATCGCCAAGGGACAGGTGCGCATTCGCGGCAAGAAGTGTCAGCCCACCCGCAAGCTCTGGGGCGGGGAGGAGATCGAACTCGATCAGCCTCCCCCACGCGCGCCCCCCCGGCGCTCCGTCGAGGGGCCGGACCTGCCCGTCCTCCACGACGACCCGACGATGGTCATCGTCAACAAGCCTCCCGGCATCGTGGTGGAGCCGGGAGGCTCCGAGCCCTCGGTGGTGGAGTTGCTGGCGGCCCGACTGCCTCCCTTCGACGTCGAGGGCCTGGCGCAGCCCGGCGTCGTGCACCGGCTGGACCGGGAGACGAGCGGCTGCCTCGCGCTCGCGCGCACCGATGAGGCCGTGGCGGCGCTGGACCGCGCGTTCCAGGAGAAGCAGGTGGACAAGCGCTACTGGACCATCGTCCTCGGCGAGGCCCCAGCGCAGGGAAGGCTCGAGTCGCCCTATGGCCGCGACCCGAAGGACCCGCGCAAGTTCACCACGCGTGTCCACTCCGCGCGCCGGGCCGCGCTCTCCTTCGAGGTGCGCGAGCGGCTCCGCGGCGCGACGCTGCTGGAGGTGAAGCTCGAGACGGGGCGCACGCACCAGATCCGCGTCCAGCTCTCCGAGGCGGGGCACCCCGTCCTCGGCGATGCCATCTACGGCCCCGCGGAGACACGTGCCCACCCGGCCGCGCGGGAACTGGGACGCCAGGCGCTCCACGCGCTCCGGCTCACCCTGCCACGCCCCGTCACCGGAGAGCTCGTCCGGGTGGAGGCCCCGCTGCCCGAGGACTTCCAGCGGGCCCTGGCCCTGCTGCGCGCCTGA
- a CDS encoding zf-TFIIB domain-containing protein, with protein sequence MSAPPDSRTCPGCTSAMQIFHAGRVELDLCGACGGVWLDRNALEDVASRMLADMPRESDVHRLCACCREPLTPIFLEGEQVESCQSCRGIFLDKGEIDQLAMRRVSLQGPAVTRDLDGALVTFQCPGCGGEFPANAGLARGRALVCEGCAPRFGVEKPEPGERKGLARRFGEVLLGDTLSAVLLAIIN encoded by the coding sequence ATGTCCGCTCCACCCGACTCGCGCACCTGTCCCGGCTGTACCTCCGCCATGCAGATCTTCCACGCTGGCCGCGTGGAGCTGGACCTCTGCGGCGCTTGCGGCGGCGTGTGGTTGGACCGGAACGCCCTGGAGGACGTGGCGAGCCGGATGCTGGCCGACATGCCCCGGGAGAGCGACGTCCACCGCCTCTGCGCCTGCTGCCGTGAGCCCCTGACGCCGATCTTCCTCGAGGGAGAGCAGGTGGAGAGCTGCCAGTCCTGCCGCGGCATCTTCCTGGACAAGGGAGAGATCGATCAGCTGGCGATGCGCCGCGTCTCGCTCCAGGGCCCCGCGGTGACGCGCGATCTGGATGGCGCCCTGGTCACCTTCCAGTGCCCTGGCTGCGGCGGCGAGTTCCCCGCGAACGCGGGCCTCGCCCGGGGCCGGGCGCTGGTATGCGAGGGCTGCGCGCCCCGCTTCGGCGTGGAGAAGCCCGAGCCCGGCGAGCGCAAGGGGCTGGCCCGGAGGTTCGGCGAAGTCCTGCTCGGCGACACGCTCTCGGCCGTTCTGCTCGCCATCATCAACTGA
- the hemN gene encoding oxygen-independent coproporphyrinogen III oxidase encodes MIAPLEVPTPSEELLRRYDVPGPRYTSYPTAPEWRHDVGPETFGERLEAAGTAGSSTPLSLYVHLPFCWSLCWYCGCNVFISKERGVADRYIDHLVSELELVAERLGPRRALSQVHWGGGTPTFLSEAQLERLWSEITRRFTPQPDAEVAIEVHPAVTTPQQLSLLRQLGFNRVSMGLQDFNPKVQEVTNRIQTFAQTRSLLEHARELGFTGVNFDLIYGLPYQEPEGWARTLEQVLELRPDRLAVYSFAYMPQVLKHQKRMPGEAVPSGPAKLSLFRAAYSSFVGAGYRPIGMDHFAVPEDELARAQERRTLGRNFQGYTVKSATDVVALGSTGISDVAGAYFQNVRELPRYAAHVKQGRFATERGLCMSQDDQRRRAVITQLMCNFWVELGEEGARLFAPELERLRAFEEDGLLVRQGTQLELTALGRLFVRNVAMVFDAYLARAAQPRFSRTV; translated from the coding sequence ATGATCGCGCCGTTGGAAGTCCCCACGCCGTCGGAAGAGCTGCTGCGCCGCTACGATGTGCCAGGCCCTCGCTACACGAGCTATCCCACCGCGCCCGAGTGGCGTCACGATGTCGGGCCGGAGACCTTCGGCGAGCGACTGGAGGCCGCGGGCACGGCGGGCTCGTCCACGCCCCTCTCGCTCTACGTCCATCTGCCGTTCTGCTGGAGCCTCTGCTGGTACTGCGGCTGCAACGTCTTCATCTCCAAGGAGCGGGGCGTCGCCGATCGCTACATCGATCACCTCGTCAGCGAGCTGGAGCTCGTGGCCGAGCGGCTCGGCCCGCGCCGGGCGCTGTCCCAGGTGCACTGGGGCGGTGGCACGCCGACCTTCCTCTCCGAGGCGCAGCTCGAGCGGCTGTGGTCCGAGATCACCCGACGCTTCACGCCGCAGCCGGACGCGGAGGTGGCCATCGAGGTGCATCCGGCGGTGACGACGCCCCAGCAGCTGTCGTTGCTGCGGCAACTCGGTTTCAACCGTGTTTCCATGGGGCTGCAGGACTTCAATCCCAAGGTCCAGGAGGTGACGAACCGCATCCAGACGTTCGCGCAGACGCGCTCGCTGCTGGAGCACGCGCGGGAGCTGGGCTTCACCGGGGTGAACTTCGATCTCATCTATGGACTGCCCTACCAGGAGCCGGAGGGCTGGGCGCGCACGCTGGAGCAGGTGCTGGAGCTGAGGCCGGACAGGCTCGCGGTGTACTCGTTCGCGTACATGCCGCAGGTGCTCAAGCACCAGAAGCGGATGCCCGGCGAGGCCGTCCCGTCGGGGCCCGCGAAGCTTTCGCTGTTCCGCGCGGCCTATTCCTCGTTCGTGGGAGCGGGGTACCGGCCCATCGGCATGGATCACTTCGCGGTGCCGGAGGACGAGCTGGCCCGGGCGCAGGAGCGGCGCACGCTGGGGCGCAACTTCCAGGGCTACACGGTGAAGAGCGCCACGGACGTGGTGGCGCTGGGGAGCACCGGCATCAGCGACGTTGCGGGGGCCTACTTCCAGAACGTCCGCGAGCTCCCGCGCTATGCCGCCCACGTGAAGCAGGGCCGCTTCGCCACCGAGCGCGGCCTCTGCATGAGCCAGGATGATCAGCGCCGCCGCGCGGTCATCACCCAGCTCATGTGCAACTTCTGGGTGGAGCTGGGCGAGGAGGGCGCCCGCCTCTTCGCGCCCGAGCTGGAGCGCCTGCGCGCCTTCGAGGAGGACGGGCTGCTGGTGCGCCAGGGCACCCAGCTCGAGCTGACGGCGCTGGGGCGGCTCTTCGTCCGCAACGTGGCCATGGTGTTCGACGCCTACCTGGCGCGGGCCGCGCAGCCGCGCTTCTCGCGGACGGTGTAG